The following are from one region of the Halarcobacter sp. genome:
- the polA gene encoding DNA polymerase I codes for MKKTITIIDTFGFLFRSYFALPPLKSKSGFPTGLLTGFMNFVSNIGKDFQTDYLVFALDAKGNTFRNEIYDQYKAHRPDVPEDLLKQLPVAIEWIEKMGFQTAMKTGFEADDIIASIAHDAREKDLEVRIVSHDKDLYQLIDDNKIYLFDPIKKSIVNEDKCFEKYGVRPSQFIDYQSLLGDSADNVPGVKGVGAKTAEALIKEYGSLDKIYENLENIEKTRWKNLLTEGKEMAYISKQLVTLNTDCHCIDEIETYQLPKENPILKIADILMEYDLNRIIDRVNKEGLNYKTDIPIKIEKKVENYEYILLDDEKKLFEVIDSISEDTIVAFDTETTDIDTKNASLVGFSFCFEENKAYYVPINHQYLGAPEQISLDIVSKAINKLNTKKLVLQNFKYDFSIIKNELNIELKLYADTMILAWLLNSSERVGLDALASRYFDHTMIAFKDVVKKGENFSNVDINEACNYAAEDALFTFKIYFKLLEEFKEIQAENLVKIAHNYEFDFIYVLENMEENGIKLDIEKLKELKQKSNIYIQELTSNIYEKAGREFNINSPKQLGTLLFDELKLPPSKKTKSGYSTNEVVLQKLKDEHEIIPLLLDYRESYKLQSTYIEPLLNLAIKDDKNRIYTSFLQTGTATGRLSSKNPNLQNIPVRSEAGGLIRSAFIPKDGYKLVGIDYSQIELRLLAHFSKDKALVEAFKENKDIHRQTAVKIFGEELADSKRSIAKSINFGLLYGMGSRKLGDTLGIPAKEAKQYIDAYFENFVSVKEYLKSIEDKALENGFVETLIGRRRVFDFDSANAMMKAAFLRESVNTLFQGSAADLIKLAMIKIYKKYKNDHKINMLLQIHDELIFEIEESEVDKITKDIVDIMENIYELNVPLRVSKSIGMSWQELK; via the coding sequence ATGAAAAAAACTATTACAATTATTGATACTTTTGGCTTTTTATTTAGAAGTTATTTTGCTTTACCACCATTAAAATCTAAGAGTGGATTCCCTACAGGACTTTTAACAGGATTTATGAATTTTGTCTCAAATATAGGAAAAGATTTTCAAACAGATTACTTAGTTTTTGCACTTGATGCTAAAGGAAATACCTTTAGAAATGAGATTTATGATCAGTACAAAGCTCACAGACCAGATGTTCCAGAAGATTTATTAAAACAATTACCAGTAGCAATTGAATGGATTGAAAAAATGGGATTTCAAACAGCTATGAAAACAGGTTTTGAAGCCGATGATATTATCGCTTCAATAGCCCATGATGCAAGAGAAAAAGATTTAGAAGTAAGAATTGTATCCCATGATAAAGATTTATATCAATTGATTGATGATAATAAAATCTATCTATTTGATCCAATTAAAAAAAGTATAGTCAATGAAGATAAATGTTTTGAAAAATATGGGGTAAGACCTTCACAGTTTATTGATTATCAATCACTTTTAGGAGATAGTGCCGATAATGTTCCTGGAGTAAAGGGAGTTGGTGCCAAAACAGCCGAAGCTTTGATTAAAGAATATGGATCATTAGATAAAATTTATGAAAATCTTGAAAATATAGAAAAAACTAGATGGAAAAACCTTTTAACTGAAGGTAAAGAGATGGCTTATATCTCTAAACAATTAGTTACTTTAAATACAGATTGTCACTGTATTGATGAGATAGAAACATATCAATTACCAAAAGAAAACCCTATACTAAAAATTGCTGATATTTTAATGGAGTATGATTTAAATAGAATTATTGATAGAGTTAATAAAGAGGGCTTAAATTATAAAACAGATATTCCTATAAAAATTGAGAAAAAAGTAGAAAATTATGAATATATACTTTTAGATGATGAGAAAAAACTATTTGAAGTTATAGATTCTATTTCTGAAGATACTATTGTGGCTTTTGATACAGAAACAACAGATATAGATACAAAAAATGCTTCACTGGTTGGTTTCTCTTTTTGTTTTGAAGAAAACAAAGCATATTATGTTCCAATAAATCACCAATATTTAGGTGCTCCTGAACAAATATCCTTAGATATTGTTTCTAAAGCGATAAATAAACTAAATACAAAAAAATTAGTTTTACAGAACTTCAAATATGATTTTTCAATTATTAAAAATGAACTAAATATAGAACTAAAACTATATGCAGATACAATGATTTTAGCTTGGTTATTAAATAGTAGTGAAAGAGTAGGGCTTGATGCTTTAGCTTCAAGATATTTTGATCATACTATGATAGCTTTTAAAGATGTTGTAAAAAAAGGTGAAAACTTTTCTAATGTAGATATAAATGAAGCTTGTAATTATGCAGCTGAAGATGCACTTTTTACTTTTAAAATATATTTTAAACTATTAGAAGAGTTTAAAGAGATTCAAGCAGAAAACCTAGTAAAAATAGCACACAACTATGAGTTTGACTTTATTTATGTTTTAGAAAACATGGAAGAAAATGGAATAAAACTTGATATTGAAAAATTAAAAGAATTAAAACAAAAAAGTAATATATATATTCAAGAATTAACATCAAATATTTATGAAAAAGCAGGAAGAGAGTTTAATATTAATTCACCTAAACAATTAGGTACATTACTTTTTGATGAGTTAAAACTTCCTCCATCAAAGAAAACAAAAAGTGGCTACAGTACAAATGAGGTTGTTCTTCAAAAATTAAAAGATGAACATGAAATTATCCCTTTATTATTAGATTATAGAGAATCTTATAAATTACAATCTACATATATTGAGCCTTTATTAAATTTAGCAATAAAAGATGATAAAAATCGAATCTATACATCTTTTTTACAAACAGGAACTGCAACGGGTAGATTAAGTTCAAAAAATCCAAACTTACAAAATATTCCTGTTAGAAGTGAAGCTGGTGGATTAATTAGAAGTGCTTTTATACCTAAAGATGGTTATAAATTAGTAGGTATAGATTATTCACAAATAGAATTAAGACTTTTAGCTCATTTTTCTAAAGATAAAGCTTTAGTTGAAGCCTTTAAAGAGAATAAAGATATTCATAGGCAAACAGCAGTTAAAATCTTTGGAGAAGAGTTAGCAGATTCTAAAAGATCAATTGCAAAGTCTATAAATTTTGGGTTACTTTATGGAATGGGAAGTAGAAAACTTGGAGATACATTAGGAATTCCAGCAAAAGAAGCAAAACAATATATTGATGCCTATTTTGAAAACTTTGTTAGTGTTAAAGAGTATTTAAAATCTATAGAAGATAAAGCATTAGAAAATGGTTTTGTAGAAACATTGATTGGAAGAAGAAGAGTTTTTGATTTTGATTCTGCAAATGCTATGATGAAGGCAGCTTTTTTAAGAGAATCAGTTAATACACTTTTCCAAGGAAGTGCAGCTGATTTAATAAAACTTGCAATGATAAAAATATATAAAAAATATAAAAACGACCATAAAATCAATATGTTATTGCAAATTCATGATGAATTAATATTTGAAATAGAAGAATCAGAAGTAGATAAAATAACGAAAGATATAGTAGATATTATGGAAAATATATATGAATTGAATGTACCTCTAAGGGTCTCAAAGAGTATAGGAATGTCTTGGCAAGAACTTAAATAA
- a CDS encoding response regulator, translating to MIKTLKNIRKLYNAKLLFVSNDSSLSTTIENEFDEYFKELSLVESSDEAIEKLEETNFDMIIIDTDVSAKDFEEACSAISNAAPSLPKIIISNNDNNEDIVTAINSSAYTFLTKPLKSKDIKLAVIMCLNQTKRGDKIEFQDGIYFDEYRDQFFKPGGVLIDFTRLEKGFMKLLISKKGDIVDYDTIKNVVWKGKNMSIYTMRNIVNKIRQKTYYEIIKNHSNKGYTIDSPKK from the coding sequence ATGATAAAAACATTGAAAAACATTAGAAAATTGTACAATGCAAAATTACTATTTGTAAGTAATGACAGCTCATTAAGTACAACGATAGAAAATGAATTTGATGAATACTTCAAAGAACTATCTTTAGTAGAAAGCTCAGATGAAGCAATTGAAAAGCTAGAAGAAACAAATTTTGATATGATTATAATTGATACTGATGTTTCTGCTAAAGATTTTGAAGAAGCATGCTCTGCAATATCAAATGCAGCTCCATCATTACCAAAAATTATAATTTCAAATAATGATAATAATGAAGATATTGTTACAGCAATCAATAGCAGTGCATATACTTTTTTAACTAAACCTTTAAAATCAAAAGATATTAAACTAGCAGTTATAATGTGTTTAAATCAAACTAAAAGAGGAGATAAAATAGAGTTCCAAGATGGAATCTATTTTGATGAATATAGAGATCAATTCTTTAAGCCTGGTGGAGTACTTATTGATTTCACAAGACTTGAAAAAGGTTTTATGAAACTTCTTATCAGTAAAAAAGGTGATATTGTAGATTATGATACAATTAAGAATGTAGTTTGGAAAGGTAAGAATATGTCAATTTATACAATGAGAAATATTGTAAATAAAATTAGACAAAAAACTTATTATGAAATAATAAAAAATCATTCAAACAAAGGCTATACAATTGATAGCCCAAAAAAATAA
- a CDS encoding DUF2116 family Zn-ribbon domain-containing protein, with the protein MSHCPYCGKKIAMSKAFCSRSCKENYFQLIAIQVPKPFLKRIFIFSTPEEREKEIENFANRHGWRIDLLQKKIDELAVEYGFIETK; encoded by the coding sequence ATGTCACACTGTCCATACTGTGGAAAAAAAATAGCTATGAGTAAAGCGTTTTGCTCACGTAGTTGCAAAGAAAATTATTTTCAATTAATTGCAATACAAGTTCCAAAACCATTTCTAAAAAGAATATTTATATTTAGTACTCCTGAAGAAAGAGAAAAAGAGATAGAAAACTTTGCAAATAGACATGGTTGGAGAATTGATTTACTGCAAAAAAAGATAGATGAATTAGCAGTAGAGTATGGATTCATTGAAACAAAATAG
- a CDS encoding response regulator, which produces MDSLKQNSTNSEFDNSILNQSQILYVEDDELIRNETFSILKKFFKKVFIAENGKEALDIYHENKSDIDLILTDINMPVMDGIEFISEVRKEDNETPILVVTAFNDVSLLIKVIKLNVSDYIVKPMQMNSTLKVLNRILTNKHNQKMVMKQKNELQIYKDILDKENLVSETDLNGIITYANDIFCEVSGYTKEELIGVNHNIVRHPDVSPKIYENMWNIIQNKKVWKGKIKNKAKDGTAYYVKATVFPILDEDGNIEKYVASRFLITEDEEEKHKLKKYIMHQKSQQVKHEKQLQDEFDDALHYAKMQKDQQVAKFIHELNEQIKMLRGKNADEKGRVLGLEKNLKNALDKNDELQKAYQTRIEKLHSTAITAAEEYQKIKKRDDIITEKLQKSQEAIKTLQGYIDEYRKKISDLEDVIAAYEKEHGKITI; this is translated from the coding sequence ATGGATTCATTGAAACAAAATAGCACAAATAGTGAATTTGATAATAGTATATTAAATCAATCACAAATTTTATATGTTGAAGATGATGAGCTTATCAGAAATGAAACATTTTCAATATTAAAAAAATTCTTCAAAAAAGTATTCATAGCCGAAAATGGTAAAGAAGCACTTGATATTTATCATGAAAACAAATCAGATATTGATTTAATCCTTACAGATATAAATATGCCTGTAATGGATGGTATAGAATTTATTTCTGAAGTTAGAAAAGAAGACAATGAAACGCCTATTCTTGTTGTAACTGCATTTAATGATGTCTCATTACTAATCAAAGTTATTAAACTTAATGTATCTGACTATATTGTTAAACCGATGCAAATGAATTCTACTTTAAAAGTATTAAATAGAATACTAACTAATAAACATAATCAAAAAATGGTTATGAAACAAAAAAATGAACTTCAAATCTATAAAGATATTCTAGATAAAGAGAATTTAGTTAGTGAAACAGACCTAAATGGCATAATAACTTATGCAAATGATATTTTCTGTGAAGTTTCAGGATATACAAAAGAAGAGTTAATTGGTGTTAACCATAATATAGTTAGACACCCTGATGTTTCTCCTAAAATATATGAAAATATGTGGAATATAATCCAAAATAAAAAAGTTTGGAAAGGAAAAATTAAAAATAAAGCAAAAGATGGCACTGCTTATTATGTAAAAGCTACAGTTTTTCCTATACTTGATGAAGATGGAAATATTGAAAAATATGTTGCAAGTAGATTTCTAATAACTGAAGATGAAGAAGAAAAACATAAATTAAAAAAATATATTATGCATCAAAAATCTCAACAAGTAAAACATGAAAAACAACTCCAAGATGAATTTGATGATGCTCTACATTATGCAAAAATGCAAAAAGATCAACAAGTAGCAAAATTTATTCATGAGTTAAATGAACAAATTAAAATGTTAAGAGGAAAAAATGCAGATGAAAAGGGCAGAGTATTAGGTTTAGAAAAAAATTTAAAAAATGCACTTGATAAAAATGATGAATTACAAAAAGCTTATCAAACAAGAATAGAAAAACTTCATTCAACAGCAATTACTGCGGCAGAAGAGTATCAAAAAATCAAAAAGAGAGATGATATAATTACGGAAAAACTTCAAAAATCACAAGAAGCTATAAAAACATTACAAGGTTATATTGATGAATATAGAAAGAAAATAAGTGATTTAGAAGATGTAATTGCTGCTTATGAAAAAGAACATGGAAAAATTACTATTTAG
- the lgt gene encoding prolipoprotein diacylglyceryl transferase, with translation MEFWQNIYSNFDPVAFNIGSIAVHWYGIMYALALISAIFIAKWFIKHDKLPITNDLFDSYIWWAEIGVILGARLGYVLFYDPNTIYYLTHPWQIFNPFINGEYTGISGMSYHGAFIGFLIASLLFCKKHKVSFWFITDISVLGISGAYVFGRIGNFFNQELVGRATDVPWGIYVDGVLRHPSQLYEGFLEGILIFAILFIYRKRKSFDGQLAIMYGILYSIARIIAEFYRQPDVQLGFLYGGWLTMGMLISGIFAILCFAVLLFIKKKKISK, from the coding sequence ATGGAGTTTTGGCAAAACATTTATTCTAATTTTGATCCAGTAGCTTTTAATATTGGCTCTATTGCCGTACACTGGTATGGAATAATGTATGCCTTAGCCCTAATCTCTGCAATATTTATTGCTAAATGGTTTATTAAACACGATAAATTACCAATTACTAATGACCTTTTTGACTCTTATATTTGGTGGGCTGAAATTGGTGTTATATTAGGTGCTAGGTTAGGATATGTACTTTTTTATGACCCTAACACAATATACTATTTAACACATCCTTGGCAAATCTTTAATCCTTTTATAAATGGCGAATATACTGGTATATCAGGAATGAGTTATCATGGGGCTTTTATAGGCTTTTTAATTGCATCATTGCTTTTTTGTAAAAAACATAAAGTCTCTTTTTGGTTTATTACAGATATTTCTGTTTTAGGTATCTCGGGCGCTTATGTATTTGGAAGAATTGGTAATTTTTTCAATCAAGAATTAGTAGGCCGTGCTACTGATGTACCTTGGGGAATATATGTAGATGGAGTTTTAAGACATCCATCTCAATTATATGAAGGGTTTTTAGAAGGTATTTTAATTTTTGCAATACTTTTTATATATAGAAAAAGAAAAAGTTTTGATGGTCAATTAGCAATTATGTATGGGATTCTTTACTCTATAGCTAGGATAATTGCAGAGTTTTATAGACAACCAGATGTACAACTTGGATTTTTATATGGGGGATGGTTAACTATGGGAATGTTAATCTCTGGAATATTTGCTATTTTATGTTTTGCAGTCCTGTTATTTATAAAAAAGAAAAAAATATCTAAATAG